The genomic interval GCCGATCCAGTGGGGCTTGACCATCTTCGGATTGACGCCGTCGGCCTTGATCACCGAGTAGTCGAGCGGCTCGAAGACGCCGTCCACCGTCCCCTGGGCACAGGACTGGAGGCCGAGCTCGGCGATGTCCCACTTCACCGCCCTGGCCAGCACCTGGGTCTTGACGTCGCCGTAGCCGTTGAGGGTGTCCTCCTTGATGGTCACGCCCAGCATCTTGGCGGCCGGCTCGAACCACGCCTGCCGCTGCGCCGCCTGGAACGCGCCTCCCCAGGAGGCGATGGTCACCGACTCCTGGGCCCCGGCCGGGGTCGAGACCCCGATCACGGCCAGCCCCGCGACCAACCACCGACTGAACGCTCTCACGGCTCGCCTCCTTCCCGGTACGCGAGTTCGAGGGGGTACGACTCGTGCGGCCCGATCCTAGCAGATCGCCCCGCGGCCTATCAACCAGCCCCTCACCCGAACTCGCCCGCCGCGGTGGCGGAGGCTGGAACGCGGCCCTCCGCCGCCGCCACCGCCGACCGCCGCTGGGTGGGAGACCGTCTTGCGCGGCTCCCGTGTCCTCCCCATACTGGGGCGCACCATGGCCCTTCACTTCCCGCGGGCCGAATTCGCCGCGCGCCAGGCGGCCGCGCGGGCGGCCCTCGGCGAGGCCGGGCTCGACGCCCTCGTCCTGTTCGCGCAGGAGAGCCTCTACTACCTGACCGGCTTCGACAGCTCGGGGTACGTCTTCTTCCAGTGCGGCGTGCTCACGGCGGCCGAGCGGCCGTTGGTCCTGCTCACCCGCCGGCCCGACCTCGAGCAGGCCCGCCGCACCTCGGTCATCGAGGACATCCGCCTCTGGTACGACGCCGAGGGCGCGAACCCGGCCCTCGACCTGCGGGCGATTCTCGCGGACGCGGGGTGTCGGGGCGGGCGAGTCGGAGTGGAGCTCGCCACCTACGGCCTCACGGGTGCGAACTGGGAGCGGATCCGGCGGGCGCTCGACGGCTGGTGCCGGGTCGAGGATGCCTCGGACGTGGTGCGGACCCTCCGCCTCGTCAAGTCGCCGGCCGAGCTGGCCTATGTCCGCCGGGCCGCCGCCCTCGCTGACGACGCCCTCGGCGCCATGGTCGCGGCCACGCGCCCGGGCGCGTTCGAGGGCGACATCCTGACCGCGGGCCAGAGCGTCATCTTCCGGGGCGGCGGCGACGTGGCCCCCTCGGGACCCGTTCTGGGCGCCGGCGAGCGCGCCCTCCTCGTGCGCTCGTCGACGGGTCCGGAGCACCTCGGCGAGCGAGACCAGCTCACCATCGAGTTCGCCGCCACCTATCGCCGCTACAACGCCTGTCTCATGCGCACCCTCCCGGTCGGCGGCACGGACCCGCGCCAGGCGCGCATGTTCGAGGTCACGCGCGACGCCCTCTCGGCCATGACCGAGACGGCCACGCCCGGCCGGCCGCTCGGCGAGATCGACGAGGCCCACCGCCGCGTCTACGACGCGGCCGGCTTCGGCCCCGCCCGCATGGCGGCGTGCGGCTACTCGCTGGGGGCGACGTACCGCCCGACCTGGATGGACGTGCCCCCGATGCTCTACGCCGGGAATCCGACGACCGCCCGGCCGGGCATGGTCCTGTTTCTCCACGCGATCCTGGCCGACGCGCGGGCCGGACTCGCCATGTCGCTGGGCCACACCATCGTCATCAGCGAGACCGGGCGCGAGGTGCTGAGCCGGCTCACGCCGGTCTACGAGGCCTGCCGGTAGGGCGCCCGAGGCCCCGACCACGAGGAGGCGAGAATCATGATGC from Candidatus Methylomirabilota bacterium carries:
- a CDS encoding Xaa-Pro peptidase family protein; this encodes MALHFPRAEFAARQAAARAALGEAGLDALVLFAQESLYYLTGFDSSGYVFFQCGVLTAAERPLVLLTRRPDLEQARRTSVIEDIRLWYDAEGANPALDLRAILADAGCRGGRVGVELATYGLTGANWERIRRALDGWCRVEDASDVVRTLRLVKSPAELAYVRRAAALADDALGAMVAATRPGAFEGDILTAGQSVIFRGGGDVAPSGPVLGAGERALLVRSSTGPEHLGERDQLTIEFAATYRRYNACLMRTLPVGGTDPRQARMFEVTRDALSAMTETATPGRPLGEIDEAHRRVYDAAGFGPARMAACGYSLGATYRPTWMDVPPMLYAGNPTTARPGMVLFLHAILADARAGLAMSLGHTIVISETGREVLSRLTPVYEACR